The DNA window CCAGTCCCGGGCCTATCAGTACGGCATCGCTCTGACGGACTTTATCCCGTTCGACATTGAACCCGGCGTCGGCTCGATGATGAGCCAGGAAGTCGCCGTCACGGTGAAGAAGGTGGAGGCGTAACATGACACGCTACGGAATGCTCATCAACACCAAGAAGTGCGTCGGCTGCTCGGCCTGCCGCCTGGCTTGCCAGATGAAGAACCACCTGGAGCCCACCGAGGCGTTCATCCGCTACGAGGAGCGCGAGACGGGCGAGTTCCCCCACGTGTACAACGAGATCGTCCCCGTGCAGTGCATGCACTGCGAGGACGCTCCCTGCGAGAAGGTGTGCCCCACGCACGCCACCTACATCACCGATTCCGGCGTGGTGCTGGTGGACGAGAACAAGTGCATCGGCTGCAAGTACTGCATGGCCGCGTGCCCTTACCAGGCCCGCATCGTCCAGGAGAAGACCGGCGTCGTGGAGAAGTGCCGCTTCTGCTGGGACGGCGAGAACCCGGGCAACCCGCCCGCATGCGTGGGAACCTGCATCTCCGGCGCGCGTGTGTTCGGCGACCTGGACGATCCCGAGAGCGAGATCAACCAGGCCATCGCGAAGTACCACGCGCAGCCCATCGCAGGCAATCTGACCGAATCCAAGATCTTTTACGTGAGGTGATGAACCATGGTTTGGGGACCTATGATCGCATGGTACCTGTTTCTGGCCGGCGCGTCGGCGGGAGCCTTCCTGACGTCCGCGTTCGTGGAAGCCAAGTACCCTGAAAGCGTCAAGATGCGCGTGGCCGGCCGCATCATCGCGCCCATCTTCTTGGGAATCGGCCTGCTCATGCTCATGCTGGACGCCGAGGCGGGCCTCATGAACCCGCTGCGCTTCTTCTACCTGGTGATGAACCCGGGCTCCGTCATGACGCTGGGCGTGTACTTCATCTGCATCTACATGCCGGTGGCCCTGGTGGCGGCGCTGCTTGAGATCCTGAAGAAGCCCGTGCCGAAGTGGCTCACCTGGATCGGCATCGTGTTCGCGTTCGCGGTGGCGGCCTACACCGGCTTCCTGCTGGGCGTCGTGAAGGCGTTCCCGCTGTGGAACAACGCCATCCTGCCCATCCTGTTCGTGGTGTCGGCGCTGTCGGCGGGGCTTGCGGCCACGTCGCTCGTGGGGCTCTTCGTCGATCGCGAGCGCTTCGAGCACATGTGGCTCATCAAGAAGTCGCACGTCATCCTCTCTGCCATCGAGCTCGTGGTGCTGTTCACCATGCTGCTCATCGTGAGCGCGGGCAGCGTGGA is part of the Arabiibacter massiliensis genome and encodes:
- the nrfD gene encoding NrfD/PsrC family molybdoenzyme membrane anchor subunit, with the protein product MVWGPMIAWYLFLAGASAGAFLTSAFVEAKYPESVKMRVAGRIIAPIFLGIGLLMLMLDAEAGLMNPLRFFYLVMNPGSVMTLGVYFICIYMPVALVAALLEILKKPVPKWLTWIGIVFAFAVAAYTGFLLGVVKAFPLWNNAILPILFVVSALSAGLAATSLVGLFVDRERFEHMWLIKKSHVILSAIELVVLFTMLLIVSAGSVEGAASVHSLVAGLYAPAFWGGIVLLGLVVPFMIEGYPVFIAKRVETSTTSLVVSVIGEAGVLVGGFLLRLLVILSALPILFM
- a CDS encoding 4Fe-4S dicluster domain-containing protein, whose amino-acid sequence is MTRYGMLINTKKCVGCSACRLACQMKNHLEPTEAFIRYEERETGEFPHVYNEIVPVQCMHCEDAPCEKVCPTHATYITDSGVVLVDENKCIGCKYCMAACPYQARIVQEKTGVVEKCRFCWDGENPGNPPACVGTCISGARVFGDLDDPESEINQAIAKYHAQPIAGNLTESKIFYVR